ACTGCATTTTCAGCAGGGTTAAACATTGACCCAAAAAATTATTTCTTATTAAGCAATCGAGGATATTCTTATTATTTATTAGGAGATATGGATAATAGCTTAAATGATTTTGAAAAAGCAATCCAACAAAAACCAAACGAATACATTGCCTATTTTGACAGATCATTGGTTTATACAAAATTAAAAAAATTTGACCTTGCTTCAAATGATTTAAAAAAATCAATTCAAATAAATTCTCAAAGTTGTACATCTTTCAACAATCTTGGTTGGATTCATTTATTAAAATCAGAGTGGGATAAAGCAAAAGTTGAATTGGAGAAGTCAATCGATTGTGATCCTGGTTCCGCCTACCCATATGCAAACTTAGCAATATACTATTACATGTCAAAAAAAGACAAAGGAAAAACATTCGAATTATTAAAGAAGGCATTAGATCTAAAGTATGATGTTCAAATTCTATATGACCTTGATGGAGATGGGCAGTTCTACAAAGAATGGAATCAATCTCCAGAGTTCCTGAAGTTTATCGAAAAAAATCGAAACATTTAAGGAATCATTTGTTCTGGCTTGTATTTAGGCTGAATTCAATTCAACGAATAGGGTTGGATTGAATTCCAAAAAATGGCAAAGCGGATTTGTGATCTCAATTCAAAACCCTGACGAATGTGTTCCGCAAATTCCAAAACCATTCCCGGATTTTAGAGTTTATTTAAGACAAAAAACTTCTTCAATTTTTCTAAATGGTATTTAAATGAAACAGTCGCTAGTGGATGAAATTCTGATTGCAAGGGAGATGAAAAACGAAAAGACAGTTGCTCTTGTCCGTTTCGCTTTATTTTCAGTCACATCCACTATGGATTTTTTATCTTACCTTGGATGGATCAGCTATACAATTGTTACACCTAGTTTGGTCACCGTTTCCTTGGATTTTACATTTTTAGTGTTTGCGGC
The nucleotide sequence above comes from Leptospira harrisiae. Encoded proteins:
- a CDS encoding tetratricopeptide repeat protein, coding for MKPTKNFIIYLCYFIFTSIFIINCSSFDSKKTESNGKLGYVNAKSGLLIREKPGRTNPKVTLVPFGKEVVILRFTDVEDTIENIKAKWVEVRYKEFQGFMFSGFLSNSPFTYGISDQFRSSSAKSDDTFDNLDKNTCNESKDKIYCFSNFGYKFLETGYFKKAITAFSAGLNIDPKNYFLLSNRGYSYYLLGDMDNSLNDFEKAIQQKPNEYIAYFDRSLVYTKLKKFDLASNDLKKSIQINSQSCTSFNNLGWIHLLKSEWDKAKVELEKSIDCDPGSAYPYANLAIYYYMSKKDKGKTFELLKKALDLKYDVQILYDLDGDGQFYKEWNQSPEFLKFIEKNRNI